Proteins encoded in a region of the Tripterygium wilfordii isolate XIE 37 chromosome 21, ASM1340144v1, whole genome shotgun sequence genome:
- the LOC119989355 gene encoding ubiquitin carboxyl-terminal hydrolase 25 isoform X2: MGIELQMSWRPSLLSQKRKNGPIGLRNLGNSCYLNSVLQCLTYTPPLANFCLNSQHSYICDLRSDGGRKRECPFCILEKRIVRSLISDSSLDSPLKILSCLRTFAEHFRGGRQEDAHEFLRYVIDACHNTCLRLKKLCRKGVVENGNGSGSTTIVKEIFGGTLQSQLKCLSCGNESNKVDEIMDISLDVLHSNSLKDAMQKFFQPEILDGSNKYKCENCKKLVAAKKQMSILQAPNILVIQLKRFEGIYGGKIDKLIAFEEVLVLSSFMCKTSQDPEPKYNLFGTIVHSGFSPESGHYYAYIKDAMGRWYCCNDSYVTVSTLQEVRSEKVYVLFFTRTNESPLSASTYIASNGVKSCESNSNETSKIAKSAFPLKVVTAKSSQNNSASTLFASNGVKSHECNGNEASKNPKSSLQLKAVHTSQNVENPPSKDFSATSKVNNKAPSSPRIKFSIVSNSTTKRVPRVSNGNSETCKGQCVEMNGNAKESVHTKENGKEISSIERNGFSENKKVDAVVSQNGQFCSKAIENNGACSVAINSVGTVLCESNNIQSRETTRMAANHHQFSNGSVNCSDISGFKRKSQEEDSCFLFARDANSQAKLEELKEVKEASSVLRSCGWYDKVYSFMRSRKRLCTQEAGNMPSGTDLKFYL; the protein is encoded by the exons ATGGGCATAGAATTGCAGATGAGTTGGCGGCCGAGTTTACTGAGTCAGAAGAGGAAGAATGGACCAATCGGGTTGAGAAACCTCGGAAACTCTTGCTACCTCAACAGCGTCCTCCAATGCCTCACCTACACTCCTCCCCTCGCCAATTTCTGCCTCAATTCTCAGCACtcctatatat GTGATTTGCGTTCCGATGGGGGGCGGAAGCGTGAGTGTCCTTTCTGTATACTGGAGAAGAGGATTGTACGGTCCCTGATCTCGGATTCCAGCCTGGACTCCCCATTAAAGATCCTGAGTTGTCTCAGAACTTTTGCCGAACACTTCAGGGGTGGTCGCCAGGAGGATGCCCATGAGTTCTTGCGCTATGTTATCGATGCTTGCCATAATACCTGTTTGCGCCTGAAGAAGCTGTGCCGCAAGGGTGTTGTGGAGAATGGCAATGGCAGTGGGAGTACTACCATCGTCAAGGAGATATTTGGGGGCACATTGCAGAGTCAGTTGAAGTGTCTGTCTTGTGGTAATGAGTCCAATAAGGTTGATGAGATTATGGACATTAGTCTCGATGTTTTGCATAGTAATTCGCTCAAGGACGCAATGCAAAAGTTCTTCCAGCCTGAGATATTGGACGGAAGCAATAAATACAAATGTGAAAA TTGTAAGAAATTGGTGGCAGCAAAGAAGCAAATGTCGATACTTCAAGCACCTAACATCCTCGTGATACAACTCAAG AGATTCGAGGGCATATATGGTGGAAAGATTGATAAGCTCATTGCCTTTGAAGAAGTTTTAGTTCTTTCAAGCTTCATGTGCAAAACAAGCCAG GATCCAGAACCTAAATATAACCTTTTTGGTACTATTGTGCATTCAGGATTCTCGCCTGAAAGTGGACACTACTATGCGTATATTAAG GATGCAATGGGCCGATGGTATTGCTGCAATGATTCATACGTCACAGTGTCAACACTCCAGGAGGTCCGGTCAGAGAAAGTCTATGTTCTTTTTTTCACTCGTACCAACGAAAGTCCACTCTCTGCCAGTACCTATATTGCTTCGAATGGAGTAAAGTCTTGTGAATCTAATAGCAATGAGACTTCTAAAATTGCAAAATCTGCTTTTCCTTTGAAAGTGGTGACTGCAAAATCATCCCAGAACAATTCTGCCAGTACCTTGTTTGCTTCCAATGGAGTAAAGTCACATGAATGTAATGGCAATGAGGCATCTAAAAACCCAAAGAGCTCTCTTCAGTTGAAAGCAGTACACACAAGCCAAAATGTCGAAAACCCCCCCAGTAAGGATTTCTCAGCCACATCTAAGGTTAATAATAAAGCTCCTTCTAGCCCACGGATAAAATTTAGCATCGTTAGCAACTCCACTACCAAAAGAGTTCCTCGTGTCAGTAATGGGAATTCTGAAACTTGTAAGGGTCAATGCGTTGAAATGAATGGGAATGCAAAAGAATCTGTGCATACAAAGGAAAATGGGAAAGAAATATCATCAATAGAGAGGAATGGTTTCAGTGAAAATAAAAAAGTCGATGCTGTTGTTAGCCAAAATGGGCAGTTTTGTTCTAAGGCAATTGAAAATAATGGTGCTTGTAGTGTGGCTATCAATTCAGTTGGGACCGTCTTATGTGAGAGTAATAATATACAGAGTCGGGAAACAACAAGGATGGCTGCTAACCACCATCAATTTAGCAATGGCTCTGTGAACTGTTCAGATATTTCAGGGTTCAAGAGGAAGTCACAGGAAGAAgactcttgttttttgtttgcgCGTGATGCCAACTCTCAAGCAAAACTTGAAGAATTGAAGGAAGT GAAAGAAGCATCATCAGTGTTGCGATCTTGTGGTTGGTATGATAAGGTTTATAGTTTTATGCGATCAAGAAAGAGATTATGCACACAAGAAGCTGGAAATATGCCAAGTGGTACAGACTTAAA GTTTTACTTGTGA
- the LOC119989355 gene encoding ubiquitin carboxyl-terminal hydrolase 25 isoform X1, with protein sequence MGIELQMSWRPSLLSQKRKNGPIGLRNLGNSCYLNSVLQCLTYTPPLANFCLNSQHSYICDLRSDGGRKRECPFCILEKRIVRSLISDSSLDSPLKILSCLRTFAEHFRGGRQEDAHEFLRYVIDACHNTCLRLKKLCRKGVVENGNGSGSTTIVKEIFGGTLQSQLKCLSCGNESNKVDEIMDISLDVLHSNSLKDAMQKFFQPEILDGSNKYKCENCKKLVAAKKQMSILQAPNILVIQLKRFEGIYGGKIDKLIAFEEVLVLSSFMCKTSQDPEPKYNLFGTIVHSGFSPESGHYYAYIKDAMGRWYCCNDSYVTVSTLQEVRSEKVYVLFFTRTNESPLSASTYIASNGVKSCESNSNETSKIAKSAFPLKVVTAKSSQNNSASTLFASNGVKSHECNGNEASKNPKSSLQLKAVHTSQNVENPPSKDFSATSKVNNKAPSSPRIKFSIVSNSTTKRVPRVSNGNSETCKGQCVEMNGNAKESVHTKENGKEISSIERNGFSENKKVDAVVSQNGQFCSKAIENNGACSVAINSVGTVLCESNNIQSRETTRMAANHHQFSNGSVNCSDISGFKRKSQEEDSCFLFARDANSQAKLEELKEVKEASSVLRSCGWYDKVYSFMRSRKRLCTQEAGNMPSGTDLKKKLIADAKTKFISQIPESLKANLIKVLRSSIQEEMQNFRRG encoded by the exons ATGGGCATAGAATTGCAGATGAGTTGGCGGCCGAGTTTACTGAGTCAGAAGAGGAAGAATGGACCAATCGGGTTGAGAAACCTCGGAAACTCTTGCTACCTCAACAGCGTCCTCCAATGCCTCACCTACACTCCTCCCCTCGCCAATTTCTGCCTCAATTCTCAGCACtcctatatat GTGATTTGCGTTCCGATGGGGGGCGGAAGCGTGAGTGTCCTTTCTGTATACTGGAGAAGAGGATTGTACGGTCCCTGATCTCGGATTCCAGCCTGGACTCCCCATTAAAGATCCTGAGTTGTCTCAGAACTTTTGCCGAACACTTCAGGGGTGGTCGCCAGGAGGATGCCCATGAGTTCTTGCGCTATGTTATCGATGCTTGCCATAATACCTGTTTGCGCCTGAAGAAGCTGTGCCGCAAGGGTGTTGTGGAGAATGGCAATGGCAGTGGGAGTACTACCATCGTCAAGGAGATATTTGGGGGCACATTGCAGAGTCAGTTGAAGTGTCTGTCTTGTGGTAATGAGTCCAATAAGGTTGATGAGATTATGGACATTAGTCTCGATGTTTTGCATAGTAATTCGCTCAAGGACGCAATGCAAAAGTTCTTCCAGCCTGAGATATTGGACGGAAGCAATAAATACAAATGTGAAAA TTGTAAGAAATTGGTGGCAGCAAAGAAGCAAATGTCGATACTTCAAGCACCTAACATCCTCGTGATACAACTCAAG AGATTCGAGGGCATATATGGTGGAAAGATTGATAAGCTCATTGCCTTTGAAGAAGTTTTAGTTCTTTCAAGCTTCATGTGCAAAACAAGCCAG GATCCAGAACCTAAATATAACCTTTTTGGTACTATTGTGCATTCAGGATTCTCGCCTGAAAGTGGACACTACTATGCGTATATTAAG GATGCAATGGGCCGATGGTATTGCTGCAATGATTCATACGTCACAGTGTCAACACTCCAGGAGGTCCGGTCAGAGAAAGTCTATGTTCTTTTTTTCACTCGTACCAACGAAAGTCCACTCTCTGCCAGTACCTATATTGCTTCGAATGGAGTAAAGTCTTGTGAATCTAATAGCAATGAGACTTCTAAAATTGCAAAATCTGCTTTTCCTTTGAAAGTGGTGACTGCAAAATCATCCCAGAACAATTCTGCCAGTACCTTGTTTGCTTCCAATGGAGTAAAGTCACATGAATGTAATGGCAATGAGGCATCTAAAAACCCAAAGAGCTCTCTTCAGTTGAAAGCAGTACACACAAGCCAAAATGTCGAAAACCCCCCCAGTAAGGATTTCTCAGCCACATCTAAGGTTAATAATAAAGCTCCTTCTAGCCCACGGATAAAATTTAGCATCGTTAGCAACTCCACTACCAAAAGAGTTCCTCGTGTCAGTAATGGGAATTCTGAAACTTGTAAGGGTCAATGCGTTGAAATGAATGGGAATGCAAAAGAATCTGTGCATACAAAGGAAAATGGGAAAGAAATATCATCAATAGAGAGGAATGGTTTCAGTGAAAATAAAAAAGTCGATGCTGTTGTTAGCCAAAATGGGCAGTTTTGTTCTAAGGCAATTGAAAATAATGGTGCTTGTAGTGTGGCTATCAATTCAGTTGGGACCGTCTTATGTGAGAGTAATAATATACAGAGTCGGGAAACAACAAGGATGGCTGCTAACCACCATCAATTTAGCAATGGCTCTGTGAACTGTTCAGATATTTCAGGGTTCAAGAGGAAGTCACAGGAAGAAgactcttgttttttgtttgcgCGTGATGCCAACTCTCAAGCAAAACTTGAAGAATTGAAGGAAGT GAAAGAAGCATCATCAGTGTTGCGATCTTGTGGTTGGTATGATAAGGTTTATAGTTTTATGCGATCAAGAAAGAGATTATGCACACAAGAAGCTGGAAATATGCCAAGTGGTACAGACTTAAA